One window of Mauremys reevesii isolate NIE-2019 linkage group 4, ASM1616193v1, whole genome shotgun sequence genomic DNA carries:
- the LOC120405356 gene encoding aldehyde dehydrogenase family 3 member B1-like isoform X1: MDTNGDIPGKAATGSDTGKTDSKAAGMNPYVGLVSSLRAAWLTGKTRAAEHRVSQLEALRRFLDEKKQLILDAMASDMRKPPFEVELSEIIMVKNEVNYALNNLSSWMKDEGVDKNLVTQMDTAFIRKEPYGVVLIIGPWNYPLQLILVPMVGAIAAGNCVIIKPSEISSSTEKLLAETLPSYLDKDCFAVVTGGPAEMTQLLENKFDYIFFTGSPQVGKIVMAAAAKHLTPLTLELGGKNPCYVADESDLQNVANRLVWGRCFNAGQTCVAPDYVLCSAETQEKLLPALRHAITQFFGPEPRESPDFARIISDKQFQRIRALLGSGRVAIGGQTDERERYIAPTVLADVQPSDPAMQEEIFGPVLPIVTVPNVDEAIAFINRRERPLAMYVFASDSKLVRRVLERTSSGGFGANDTIMQMTLISLPFGGIGNSGLGLYHGKFSFNTFSHHRACLLRSMGLETVNALRYPPYSERKMGLVLSTFRIKRTGTCTLL, from the exons ATGGACACAAACGGAGACATCCCAGGGAAGGCGGCCACGGGTAGCGACACAGGCAAGACGGACTCCAAAGCTGCTGG catgaaCCCCTATGTGGGTTTGGTGAGCAGCCTGCGCGCTGCCTGGCTCACGGGGAAGACGCGCGCCGCTGAGCACCGGGTCTCCCAGCTGGAGGCGCTGCGCCGCTTCCTGGATGAAAAGAAACAGCTCATCTTGGATGCCATGGCCTCGGACATGCGCAAG CCCCCCTTCGAGGTGGAGCTCTCTGAGATTATCATGGTCAAGAACGAGGTCAACTACGCACTCAACAACCTGTCCAGCTGGATGAAGGACGAGGGTGTGGACAAGAACCTG GTGACTCAGATGGACACGGCCTTCATCCGGAAGGAGCCCTATGGAGTGGTGCTGATCATCGGGCCCTGGAACTACCCCTTGCAGCTCATCCTGGTGCCCATGGTCGGGGCCATTGCAGCCG ggAACTGTGTGATCATCAAACCATCCGAGAtcagcagcagcactgagaaGCTCCTGGCTGAGACGCTGCCCAGCTACCTGGACAAG GACTGCTTTGCTGTGGTGACCGGGGGCCCTGCGGAGATGACCCAGCTGCTGGAAAACAAGTTTGACTACATCTTCTTCACGG GCAGCCCCCAAGTGGGCAAGATCGTGATGGCAGCTGCGGCCAAGCACCTGACGCCGCTGACGCTGGAGCTGGGGGGCAAGAACCCCTGCTACGTGGCCGACGAGAGCGACCTGCAGAACGTGGCCAACCGGCTGGTCTGGGGGCGCTGCTTCAACGCGGGGCAGACCTGCGTCGCGCCCGACTACGTGCTGTGCAGCGCGGAGACGCAGGAGAAGCTGCTGCCCGCCCTGCGCCACGCCATCACCCAGTTCTTCGGCCCCGAGCCTCGGGAGTCGCCTGACTTCGCCCGCATCATCAGTGACAAGCAGTTCCAGCGCATCCGGGCTCTGCTGGGCAGCGGGCGCGTGGCCATCGGGGGGCAGACGGACGAGAGGGAGCGCTACATCG cccccacggTGCTGGCGGACGTGCAGCCGTCAGACCCTGCCATGCAGGAGGAGATCTTCGGGCCCGTCCTGCCCATCGTCACCGTGCCCAACGTGGACGAAGCCATCGCCTTCATCAACCGCCGGGAACGGCCGCTGGCCATGTACGTCTTCGCCTCCGACAGCAAG CTGGTGCGTCGGGTGCTGGAGAGGACGAGCAGCGGCGGATTTGGTGCCAACGACACCATAATGCAGATGACGCTAATCTCTCTGCCCTTCGGTGGGATTG GGAACAGCGGGCTGGGCTTGTACCACGGCAAGTTCAGCTTCAACACCTTCTCTCACCACCGCGCCTGCCTCCTGCGCAGCATGGGCCTGGAGACCGTGAACGCCCTGCGCTACCCCCCCTACAGCGAGCGCAAAATGGGGCTGGTGCTCTCCACCTTCAGGATCAAGCGCACGGGCACCTGCACCCTGCTGTGA
- the LOC120405356 gene encoding aldehyde dehydrogenase family 3 member B1-like isoform X3, with product MDTNGDIPGKAATGSDTGKTDSKAAGMNPYVGLVSSLRAAWLTGKTRAAEHRVSQLEALRRFLDEKKQLILDAMASDMRKPPFEVELSEIIMVKNEVNYALNNLSSWMKDEGVDKNLVTQMDTAFIRKEPYGVVLIIGPWNYPLQLILVPMVGAIAAGNCVIIKPSEISSSTEKLLAETLPSYLDKDCFAVVTGGPAEMTQLLENKFDYIFFTGSPQVGKIVMAAAAKHLTPLTLELGGKNPCYVADESDLQNVANRLVWGRCFNAGQTCVAPDYVLCSAETQEKLLPALRHAITQFFGPEPRESPDFARIISDKQFQRIRALLGSGRVAIGGQTDERERYIAPTVLADVQPSDPAMQEEIFGPVLPIVTVPNVDEAIAFINRRERPLAMYVFASDSKHPLAGGKGPGH from the exons ATGGACACAAACGGAGACATCCCAGGGAAGGCGGCCACGGGTAGCGACACAGGCAAGACGGACTCCAAAGCTGCTGG catgaaCCCCTATGTGGGTTTGGTGAGCAGCCTGCGCGCTGCCTGGCTCACGGGGAAGACGCGCGCCGCTGAGCACCGGGTCTCCCAGCTGGAGGCGCTGCGCCGCTTCCTGGATGAAAAGAAACAGCTCATCTTGGATGCCATGGCCTCGGACATGCGCAAG CCCCCCTTCGAGGTGGAGCTCTCTGAGATTATCATGGTCAAGAACGAGGTCAACTACGCACTCAACAACCTGTCCAGCTGGATGAAGGACGAGGGTGTGGACAAGAACCTG GTGACTCAGATGGACACGGCCTTCATCCGGAAGGAGCCCTATGGAGTGGTGCTGATCATCGGGCCCTGGAACTACCCCTTGCAGCTCATCCTGGTGCCCATGGTCGGGGCCATTGCAGCCG ggAACTGTGTGATCATCAAACCATCCGAGAtcagcagcagcactgagaaGCTCCTGGCTGAGACGCTGCCCAGCTACCTGGACAAG GACTGCTTTGCTGTGGTGACCGGGGGCCCTGCGGAGATGACCCAGCTGCTGGAAAACAAGTTTGACTACATCTTCTTCACGG GCAGCCCCCAAGTGGGCAAGATCGTGATGGCAGCTGCGGCCAAGCACCTGACGCCGCTGACGCTGGAGCTGGGGGGCAAGAACCCCTGCTACGTGGCCGACGAGAGCGACCTGCAGAACGTGGCCAACCGGCTGGTCTGGGGGCGCTGCTTCAACGCGGGGCAGACCTGCGTCGCGCCCGACTACGTGCTGTGCAGCGCGGAGACGCAGGAGAAGCTGCTGCCCGCCCTGCGCCACGCCATCACCCAGTTCTTCGGCCCCGAGCCTCGGGAGTCGCCTGACTTCGCCCGCATCATCAGTGACAAGCAGTTCCAGCGCATCCGGGCTCTGCTGGGCAGCGGGCGCGTGGCCATCGGGGGGCAGACGGACGAGAGGGAGCGCTACATCG cccccacggTGCTGGCGGACGTGCAGCCGTCAGACCCTGCCATGCAGGAGGAGATCTTCGGGCCCGTCCTGCCCATCGTCACCGTGCCCAACGTGGACGAAGCCATCGCCTTCATCAACCGCCGGGAACGGCCGCTGGCCATGTACGTCTTCGCCTCCGACAGCAAG catccccttgcaggggggaagggcccaggccattag
- the LOC120405356 gene encoding aldehyde dehydrogenase family 3 member B1-like isoform X2 translates to MGRGRGCANHKTAAIVSWFGGGISMNPYVGLVSSLRAAWLTGKTRAAEHRVSQLEALRRFLDEKKQLILDAMASDMRKPPFEVELSEIIMVKNEVNYALNNLSSWMKDEGVDKNLVTQMDTAFIRKEPYGVVLIIGPWNYPLQLILVPMVGAIAAGNCVIIKPSEISSSTEKLLAETLPSYLDKDCFAVVTGGPAEMTQLLENKFDYIFFTGSPQVGKIVMAAAAKHLTPLTLELGGKNPCYVADESDLQNVANRLVWGRCFNAGQTCVAPDYVLCSAETQEKLLPALRHAITQFFGPEPRESPDFARIISDKQFQRIRALLGSGRVAIGGQTDERERYIAPTVLADVQPSDPAMQEEIFGPVLPIVTVPNVDEAIAFINRRERPLAMYVFASDSKLVRRVLERTSSGGFGANDTIMQMTLISLPFGGIGNSGLGLYHGKFSFNTFSHHRACLLRSMGLETVNALRYPPYSERKMGLVLSTFRIKRTGTCTLL, encoded by the exons atgggaagggggcggggctgtgccaaTCACAAAACAGCCGCGATTGTTTCCTGGTTCGGAGGGGGAATCAG catgaaCCCCTATGTGGGTTTGGTGAGCAGCCTGCGCGCTGCCTGGCTCACGGGGAAGACGCGCGCCGCTGAGCACCGGGTCTCCCAGCTGGAGGCGCTGCGCCGCTTCCTGGATGAAAAGAAACAGCTCATCTTGGATGCCATGGCCTCGGACATGCGCAAG CCCCCCTTCGAGGTGGAGCTCTCTGAGATTATCATGGTCAAGAACGAGGTCAACTACGCACTCAACAACCTGTCCAGCTGGATGAAGGACGAGGGTGTGGACAAGAACCTG GTGACTCAGATGGACACGGCCTTCATCCGGAAGGAGCCCTATGGAGTGGTGCTGATCATCGGGCCCTGGAACTACCCCTTGCAGCTCATCCTGGTGCCCATGGTCGGGGCCATTGCAGCCG ggAACTGTGTGATCATCAAACCATCCGAGAtcagcagcagcactgagaaGCTCCTGGCTGAGACGCTGCCCAGCTACCTGGACAAG GACTGCTTTGCTGTGGTGACCGGGGGCCCTGCGGAGATGACCCAGCTGCTGGAAAACAAGTTTGACTACATCTTCTTCACGG GCAGCCCCCAAGTGGGCAAGATCGTGATGGCAGCTGCGGCCAAGCACCTGACGCCGCTGACGCTGGAGCTGGGGGGCAAGAACCCCTGCTACGTGGCCGACGAGAGCGACCTGCAGAACGTGGCCAACCGGCTGGTCTGGGGGCGCTGCTTCAACGCGGGGCAGACCTGCGTCGCGCCCGACTACGTGCTGTGCAGCGCGGAGACGCAGGAGAAGCTGCTGCCCGCCCTGCGCCACGCCATCACCCAGTTCTTCGGCCCCGAGCCTCGGGAGTCGCCTGACTTCGCCCGCATCATCAGTGACAAGCAGTTCCAGCGCATCCGGGCTCTGCTGGGCAGCGGGCGCGTGGCCATCGGGGGGCAGACGGACGAGAGGGAGCGCTACATCG cccccacggTGCTGGCGGACGTGCAGCCGTCAGACCCTGCCATGCAGGAGGAGATCTTCGGGCCCGTCCTGCCCATCGTCACCGTGCCCAACGTGGACGAAGCCATCGCCTTCATCAACCGCCGGGAACGGCCGCTGGCCATGTACGTCTTCGCCTCCGACAGCAAG CTGGTGCGTCGGGTGCTGGAGAGGACGAGCAGCGGCGGATTTGGTGCCAACGACACCATAATGCAGATGACGCTAATCTCTCTGCCCTTCGGTGGGATTG GGAACAGCGGGCTGGGCTTGTACCACGGCAAGTTCAGCTTCAACACCTTCTCTCACCACCGCGCCTGCCTCCTGCGCAGCATGGGCCTGGAGACCGTGAACGCCCTGCGCTACCCCCCCTACAGCGAGCGCAAAATGGGGCTGGTGCTCTCCACCTTCAGGATCAAGCGCACGGGCACCTGCACCCTGCTGTGA